DNA from Bacteroidetes bacterium SB0662_bin_6:
GGCGATCTCCTTCGGATCGACATCGGGCAGCACGATGCCAGCATCGTTTCCCCCGAGTTCAAGCGTAAGCCGCTTCATGGTTTCCGCCGCATTCACCATGACTTTCTTGCCGGTGGCGCAGGAACCGGTGAAAATAATCTTGCTGATCCCCTCATGGGCCGTGATTGCCGGTCCGAGCGTGTCCTTTCCGGTAATGCAATTGACCACGCCTTGCGGCAATACCTCGTTCATGATTTCCACGAGCCGCAGCGTGGACAGGGGCGTGAAAGGCGAAGGCTTGCACACCACAGTATTGCCCGAAAGGATCGCGGGAATGCTGTGCCAGACCGCGATCATAACCGGAAAATTCCAGGGGGTGATGGACCCCACGACACCGAGCGGCTTGCGGTGCAGTTCGACCTTGCCCTGTTCGTTGTCCTGAAGGACCTTCACCGGCAGGGAAAGGCTCGCCGTATACTGGGCCCAGGCCACAGCTCCGCCGATCTCCCAGCGGGAGCCAAGACCGTTAAGGGGTTTGCCCTGCTCGGCAGTCAGGAGCTGAGCCAGTTCTTCCGCATTTTCCTCGATTTTTGAGGCGACCTCCATGCAGGCCGCCTGCCGATCGGCTTCGGGCACTTCACGCCATTTTCCGAACGCTCTTTTTGCGGCTGCTACGGCATCGTCAAGGTGTTTTTTCTGCCCGAGCGGCGCCAGGCCGGCCGGTTCCTCTTTGGCAGGATTAAGTACCTCAAAATGTTCTTCGGTGGACACCCTGCCGCCGTCGATGATCAGACAAAACGGTTCCATGGTTGACCTCTTAACGTTCTTTCGGTTTTCGCGGGGTTACGTACCAGACGTGTACAGGCAACAGCAATGTAAAAATTTCTTGCCTTATACGCCTGTTTTCACGTATCGAAAACAACAGGCCCTGGGCGTCACTATTCCCCCGCCGCTTCGTCTTCGAATCCGGGCAGTGCATCTTCGGATCCGGGCAGTGTGTCGTCGGGTTCGGATAACGCCTCGTCAGGCCCAGGCGTCACACCGTCGGGTTCAGGCATCATATCCTCGGGTCCGGGTAGCACATCGTCGAACCGCTCCCGGACCTCCTCCCCGAACCGGTCCGACAGATTACGGACGGCAGGAAATCTTTCGGCGACAAAGTCCCATGTTGCGGGGAAAACCGCGGCTACCGGCCTGTACAATGCCGAGGCCTCGCGGTTTTCGGGATTCGGGATGTTGAAGAAATTCAGCACCAGAAACAGCACACTCAGCAGAAGCGCCGCCTTGCACAGGCCGACTATTGCCCCAGCCGCCCGATTCGCCATGCTCAACCTGAGCATCTTGAGACTGGTTTCGATGACCTTCGCAAGCACGTAAAGCGCCAGTTGGACTGCCGCAAACACGACAATGAAGCCCAGAATCGGAACGATGCCTGCCCCGGCGCCCAAAATCCCGCCGATGGCGTTCCCTACGGGGTGCATCAGTTCAAGAGCAAGTACGATAGCCAGCGCCGTACCCGCAAGCCCCACGATCTGGCGTACCGCCCCGGTCGACAAGCCGCGCGCCAACCCTATCAGCAAACCGGCGGCGATCAGTATGTCCAGTATGGAGGAAGACATGTGGAGCTAAGCGGGAAACGCCCGAAGAAGCCGGGAAGGAACCAAACAAAGTACGGGCATACCGAAGGGTGCGGCAAAAGGAATACGGATGCTGTGCATTTGAGAATCAGGTCCTTGATTCATGGCACGGTCAGGCGCGAAGCGCTCCCGTCACTGCGCCGGGCTTTCGCGCAAACGCATCTTCGGAATATACCAGTACGTCAGGGCGCGCCAAGCCCATTCCAGCGGGCCGTACGCGTAGCGCCGCAACCAGACGGGCGACAGCCACAACTGAATAAGCCATACGGCAAGTACGACAAAGAGTTGCTGATAGCGCTCGACACTCCCGAAGAGCCCGAACCCGTGCCCATAGAAAAGTAGCGTGCACAAAACGGTTTGCAGGATGTAGTTCGTGAACGCCAGCCGGCCCACAGCGGCAAGACGGCGTTGCAGGTTCGAAAAGACGCCCTTCTGCACCGCCAGCATGATCAGGCCCAGATAACCGAGCGCCACGCCCGTGCTGCCCCAGTAGTTGAACTGCACCCCTGTGAAGAAAGAACTCTGCCAGGTCCAACCGCCGGAGAAATTCCACCACACGCCTGCGCCAATCGCCGTCAGGCCCGCCGCCACGCCGATAACGATCATACGCCGGTAGAACCGGCTGCTCCGCGCTGCGCTCAGCACGCCCCATTTGTAGAGCGCCATGCCCACCAGCATGGCCCCGCCGCACGGCCATAGCATGAACACCGGCATAACGAAGGTGTGCATTTCAAAGGCTGCACGCACACGGTAGGCCTGCTGGGCCATCCATCCTCCCTGGTACGCAGCCAGTTCCGCCTCAAGCGCGGCAGCGTCCGGCGTCCAGAAAGACGCCACGCCGGCGACAGCTTCCGGAGACGCATAATTCATCAGTCCCCAGGCAAAAAAGAGATTCAGAAATGTGGCCACCGAGAAAACACAAATTCCCAGCACAAGGAGTCTCCGGGGAGAGCGGTTGCGGAACAGGTATATCCCGCAGCCGCATATGGCGTACGGCACCAGAATGTCCCCCGTCCAAAGGAAATAGACATGGAGCAGGCCGAAAACCAGCAGCCAGAACATCCTCCGGTAGTGTACGGAAGCGGATCGTCCACTGCGGGCCTCAGCCCGGTCCGCGAACAGGCAGACGCCCGCTCCGAACAGGATCGAAAACAGCGTCATGAATTTCTGATCGGCCAGGACATGGCTGGCCAGCCAAACCATCAGGTTGATGCCGGTCAGATCACCCCACGCCGTCGGATTCACGTAGGCGGCGGTCGGCATGGAGAACGACTGTACGTTCATGATGAGAATGCCGAGCAAAGCAAAGCCCCGGAGCACATCGAGACTTTGGATCCGCTCGCCGGGAGCGACCGGCGTATAGGTGGACATAGCGGAGTGGAAAACAGCGGGAAATGACCGAAAATACAGGTCCTGTCGCCCCATTGCGACCACCGTGAAACTACCTCTCGCGACGAAACGGCGCAATACGGGCCCTTACGTTCCTGTACGGGATAAAGATACGCGTGTTGCAGGGTTTGCCGGATGCGCCTTCCACATTCCGGATTTTTCCCGCAGGCGAGTGCAAATCCGTCGAGGCTATGCAAAGACCGAAGCTACAAATCCCTGCGAGGCGCCTATGCATCGTTGCGCTCATGGTGAGGCACAACTTCCCCCCGCTCTATGTACCGGCGCAGCAACCGGAGATACATGCACCACCAGAATGAGCACACCCGATAATGGTTAGTTATTTCGGCCCATCCCGTATGATAAAAATCGATCTGCGTGGCATCGCCGACGGTCTTGAGTCGAAAACCGACATGCGTTCCCATCCAGTCGTCGGCGGCTTTGATCATTTTCCATTCCAGCACGGCCCCGGGCTCGCACCGGACGACTTCGGCCTGCCACTGATAATCCGGACCGAACCCGAAATCGTAGATTGCGCCGAATTCGGGAATCCCGCCGGCGGTCAGGGTCCACCAGGAATTAAGGCCTTCGGCGGTGCTGATGGCTTCAAAGATGCGTTCTTTCGAACCAGCGATCGACAGGGTGTGGTAGATATCCGGCATTCTTTTACGAGAAAGTGTTTCTGACGCGCACCGAGTTCCTGAAGTATTTCGTCCAAATGATCGCCCATCCCAGCGAGAAAATCACTATTCCCAGAAGAATAGGCAATGCGGCGAGCAATTCCTCACTGTTCAATCGCGGCTGACCCTCTATAATCCGCTGAAACAACACGCCATATATTATCCGCAGGGTAATCAGGATGGATGCAGCCCACAACGCAGCGATATTCCACTTCGGCGCCCTGGGAGACCCCCTTATAATGAGCAATAGCGGACTTGCAAGCGCCAGGAAGATCACGGCCATAAGCAACACGGGATAGTCGAAAAACCACCCTGACAAGCCCGCCGAATAGAACAATATGACCGGGATCGAGCCAACAACGTAGACCAGTAGCCAACCCCCTATGCCTTTCATACTGTCTCTTTCCATCAGACCCTTTTCTTCCTCGCTGTAAACTCGCCCCGTCCCGAAATGCAGGCGCGGTGAGCGCGTCACGCCGCCTGGCATCGCTTTCGGTTAGCCCGATACTCCCATCACGACCCGTCCCAAGGCCGGCGGCGGGGTATCCAGCGCGGCACATTGGCCTTGTAGCGCCGATAGTCTTCGCCGAAGCGCCGTTCGAGGCCCGGCTCTTCAAAAAATACGAAAAAGACCGTGTTGAGCAGGAAGAAGACGAGCATCCAGCCGACCAGATACCACGAACCGAATAGCAACGACTCGGCGACGAGCATGACATTTACGCTCGTGAGCATGGGGTTCCGGACATGGCTGTAGGGACCGCGAACCACCAGCTTCTTCGGCGGCGCCCACGGCGCAGGCGTGCCCTTGCCAACCTTCACAAACAACCTGACCGTCCAGGCGGCAAAGAAGAGGCCGGTGACTCCCAGTAAAGCACCTATCCAGAACCTGGGATCTTCAGGCCCTGCCAGCGCCATAGCCCCTGGCGAGCCCGCCGAAAGCCATAGTATTGCCCCCGGAATAAAAACAAGGGCCGTCCCGGGCAGGATGACAATAGCCTTGATGAGTTGCAGATTCATGCAGGTTCCTTACTCCACATGCGTTCGGAGAACAGGACCTGATAGAAGCAAGGCGTTACGCTTTACGGCAGCAGCAGCAACAAGAGCAGCACTTCTCACAAGAGCAGCACTTGCAGCTTTGGGGAGTATTCATGGTATCCTCCGGGATGCACAATGATTTGCGTTCCTTCCTGTATGATGACAAAAAACAAACCACATTGTTCCTCCCCGCATCCGGCTTCTCCTTAGTAATCACCGCAAAGTTCTCCCCGTTCAGGGCGGGCGTCCCCGGCCCCAGCTTCACCCGCGTAGAAATGTTTCAATGAGGCCGGAGCTTAATGCTCCGGAAATCAGGCTCCTCCCGGGAAACACCCCTCACGACCTCAACGGTAACAACACATAAATAGCAAAGGTCCGGCGATCTTGTATCGAAGCCTTCCCGAAGCGATCGACACAGTTCTCCACCCTGTCAATGTCGCCGACGACTTCCGACCTGTGCAGCGTAACATGCGGGTCGTAATCCGC
Protein-coding regions in this window:
- a CDS encoding aldehyde dehydrogenase family protein, whose translation is MEPFCLIIDGGRVSTEEHFEVLNPAKEEPAGLAPLGQKKHLDDAVAAAKRAFGKWREVPEADRQAACMEVASKIEENAEELAQLLTAEQGKPLNGLGSRWEIGGAVAWAQYTASLSLPVKVLQDNEQGKVELHRKPLGVVGSITPWNFPVMIAVWHSIPAILSGNTVVCKPSPFTPLSTLRLVEIMNEVLPQGVVNCITGKDTLGPAITAHEGISKIIFTGSCATGKKVMVNAAETMKRLTLELGGNDAGIVLPDVDPKEIAEGLFWGAFINSGQTCAALKRLYVHEDVHDEVCSELVAVAENMKMGEGTGEDVILGPVQNAKQYDIVADLAASGKAGGRVLLGDDPEKYRDKMGGKGYFYPLTIITDLDNGDRLVDEEQFGPVLPVIRYSQVEEAIEKANDNPSGLGGSVWSRDITQAREIANRMECGSVWINKHGMIQPNAPFGGVKSSGFGVEFGEEGLLEYTDIQVVFS
- a CDS encoding DUF418 domain-containing protein yields the protein MSTYTPVAPGERIQSLDVLRGFALLGILIMNVQSFSMPTAAYVNPTAWGDLTGINLMVWLASHVLADQKFMTLFSILFGAGVCLFADRAEARSGRSASVHYRRMFWLLVFGLLHVYFLWTGDILVPYAICGCGIYLFRNRSPRRLLVLGICVFSVATFLNLFFAWGLMNYASPEAVAGVASFWTPDAAALEAELAAYQGGWMAQQAYRVRAAFEMHTFVMPVFMLWPCGGAMLVGMALYKWGVLSAARSSRFYRRMIVIGVAAGLTAIGAGVWWNFSGGWTWQSSFFTGVQFNYWGSTGVALGYLGLIMLAVQKGVFSNLQRRLAAVGRLAFTNYILQTVLCTLLFYGHGFGLFGSVERYQQLFVVLAVWLIQLWLSPVWLRRYAYGPLEWAWRALTYWYIPKMRLRESPAQ
- a CDS encoding CvpA family protein, with amino-acid sequence MSSSILDILIAAGLLIGLARGLSTGAVRQIVGLAGTALAIVLALELMHPVGNAIGGILGAGAGIVPILGFIVVFAAVQLALYVLAKVIETSLKMLRLSMANRAAGAIVGLCKAALLLSVLFLVLNFFNIPNPENREASALYRPVAAVFPATWDFVAERFPAVRNLSDRFGEEVRERFDDVLPGPEDMMPEPDGVTPGPDEALSEPDDTLPGSEDALPGFEDEAAGE
- a CDS encoding SRPBCC domain-containing protein, translating into MPDIYHTLSIAGSKERIFEAISTAEGLNSWWTLTAGGIPEFGAIYDFGFGPDYQWQAEVVRCEPGAVLEWKMIKAADDWMGTHVGFRLKTVGDATQIDFYHTGWAEITNHYRVCSFWWCMYLRLLRRYIERGEVVPHHERNDA
- a CDS encoding isoprenylcysteine carboxylmethyltransferase family protein, translating into MNLQLIKAIVILPGTALVFIPGAILWLSAGSPGAMALAGPEDPRFWIGALLGVTGLFFAAWTVRLFVKVGKGTPAPWAPPKKLVVRGPYSHVRNPMLTSVNVMLVAESLLFGSWYLVGWMLVFFLLNTVFFVFFEEPGLERRFGEDYRRYKANVPRWIPRRRPWDGS